In Prochlorococcus marinus XMU1404, the following proteins share a genomic window:
- the selD gene encoding selenide, water dikinase SelD, with protein MTFNHLVLIGGGHTNVLLLKKWLMFPKLMPEIPVSIISRDSHLVYSALFPSVISKSIALEESLIDIKSLAKNAKVSFIEEEVKDIDFNLKKIVLSNRPSINYSKLVLNYGSQTIIPKEFELLVKNRDAFSIKPFLRAYDSILKEDIFDSVNELPFVIVGSGLAAIEVSYALRKRWRDRHLKLLCDSRKINNTILKSLRNSNIDLVEKLNFDHGKILLCTGNTSPLWAQKKLLDSDSHGRIITNQNLQIKSFSGIFAVGDCAVVGSAKRPASGVFAVKVVNTLVQNLKKDIEGRSLKKWFPQKIGLQIVNIFPSHHPKAFAIYRNFAFGPSFLFWILKYKIDLNFIKKFRSKRLIMKSSEKNISLNDCRGCAAKIPQFVLNKSLIKSNLNSFASSPEDSVEIYQNGQDIILQSVDGFPALVSDPWLNSKITTLHAFSDLWACGAKLSSAQALISLPKVEREYQIYLFSQSLQGIKSTVEDHGGELLGGHTFEARSLVNKPYALGIDISLTVQGILKNGVKPWLKSGMNNGDILMMSRPLGVGIYFASQMQNINMLGSSSEIINNLLKSQQYLIDEIYLFQNQFKESLVNAATDITGYGFIGHLKEMVESSNLYRQRNNLEPIKVILDLFAFKAYPGVFDLIRKDVKSTFFESNKEIFDKIYKVNKKKRIINFLNENSLDQETFNDKISLLLDPQTCGPLLISCNSKYENVLKDKWYKVGEVVKM; from the coding sequence ATGACTTTTAATCATCTAGTACTAATTGGAGGAGGACACACAAATGTTCTTTTATTGAAGAAATGGTTAATGTTTCCGAAATTAATGCCAGAAATTCCTGTTTCAATTATATCTAGGGATTCTCATTTGGTTTATTCGGCGCTATTCCCATCGGTGATTTCAAAATCAATCGCTTTAGAAGAGAGTTTAATTGATATAAAATCTTTAGCAAAAAATGCAAAAGTATCTTTTATAGAAGAAGAAGTAAAGGATATTGATTTCAATTTAAAGAAAATTGTTTTAAGTAATAGACCTTCAATTAATTATTCGAAGTTGGTGCTTAATTATGGTAGTCAAACAATAATTCCAAAAGAATTTGAATTACTAGTTAAAAATCGAGATGCTTTTTCAATTAAACCTTTTTTAAGGGCTTATGACTCAATACTAAAAGAGGATATTTTTGATTCAGTTAATGAACTTCCATTTGTAATTGTTGGGAGTGGCCTTGCTGCAATTGAAGTATCATATGCTTTGAGAAAAAGATGGAGAGATAGACATTTAAAACTATTATGTGATTCAAGAAAAATTAATAATACAATTCTAAAAAGTTTACGGAATTCCAATATTGATTTAGTTGAAAAACTTAATTTTGATCATGGCAAGATTCTTTTATGTACTGGAAATACATCTCCGTTATGGGCACAAAAAAAATTATTAGATTCGGATTCTCATGGCAGAATAATCACAAATCAGAATTTGCAGATAAAAAGTTTCTCGGGAATCTTTGCTGTCGGTGATTGCGCAGTTGTAGGTTCAGCAAAAAGACCAGCATCAGGAGTTTTTGCAGTAAAAGTTGTAAATACATTAGTCCAAAATCTAAAAAAAGATATAGAAGGGAGATCATTAAAAAAGTGGTTTCCTCAAAAGATCGGATTGCAAATAGTAAATATATTTCCAAGCCATCATCCAAAGGCTTTTGCTATTTATCGCAATTTTGCTTTCGGCCCTTCTTTTCTTTTTTGGATTTTAAAATATAAGATTGATCTCAACTTTATTAAAAAGTTCAGATCAAAAAGGCTAATTATGAAAAGTAGTGAAAAAAATATTTCATTGAATGACTGCAGAGGATGTGCAGCTAAAATTCCTCAGTTTGTTTTGAATAAATCATTAATAAAATCTAATTTAAATTCTTTTGCTTCATCACCTGAAGATTCAGTTGAGATATATCAAAATGGTCAAGATATCATCTTGCAAAGTGTAGATGGATTTCCTGCTTTGGTAAGTGATCCTTGGCTTAATTCAAAAATTACTACTTTGCATGCTTTCTCAGATTTGTGGGCATGCGGAGCAAAACTTTCATCCGCTCAGGCTTTAATTTCATTACCAAAAGTTGAAAGGGAATATCAGATTTACCTTTTTTCTCAATCCCTTCAAGGTATTAAATCAACAGTTGAGGATCATGGAGGTGAATTACTTGGAGGCCATACTTTCGAGGCAAGAAGTTTAGTAAATAAACCTTATGCATTAGGAATAGATATTTCTTTAACAGTTCAAGGTATTTTAAAAAATGGAGTAAAACCATGGCTTAAATCTGGAATGAATAATGGAGATATTCTCATGATGTCTAGACCTCTAGGCGTTGGGATTTACTTTGCCAGTCAAATGCAAAATATTAATATGCTAGGTAGTTCTTCTGAAATAATTAATAATTTACTAAAGAGTCAGCAATATTTGATTGATGAAATTTATCTTTTTCAAAATCAATTTAAAGAATCATTAGTCAATGCTGCGACTGATATTACTGGATATGGATTTATTGGACATCTTAAAGAGATGGTTGAATCATCTAATTTATATAGGCAAAGAAATAATCTTGAGCCAATAAAAGTTATATTGGATTTATTTGCATTTAAAGCTTATCCTGGAGTATTTGATTTAATAAGAAAAGATGTTAAGAGTACTTTCTTTGAATCTAATAAAGAAATTTTTGACAAAATTTATAAAGTAAATAAGAAAAAAAGAATAATTAATTTTTTAAACGAAAATTCATTAGATCAAGAGACTTTTAACGATAAAATATCATTACTATTAGATCCTCAAACATGTGGCCCCTTGTTGATTAGTTGCAATAGTAAATATGAAAATGTTCTAAAGGATAAATGGTACAAGGTTGGAGAAGTTGTAAAAATGTAA
- a CDS encoding CCA tRNA nucleotidyltransferase produces MNDISDYIQGELIKTPFNLYNLIAKYIESNNKTKVAFVGGYLRDLLISKFHKKSFSKPVDIDLVIEGSSISLAKFIKKNIVNVDLCLIKEFNLYNTVEININDYKIDIASARKEIYPSPGLNPTVNKSTIEEDLKRRDFTINSIAFEVSTRKIYDLYGGISDIKSKRLNLLHSNSISDDPSRLIRCAKYASRLGFNISNNSLKQSQKTVRQWPWKSSETNQTMIYPPALGIRIRMELAEICKHDNLTNVISIIHKWEVISILNENIKVDKRFLRGLNWIKKLKGNHMLYLLKDSEDLETACQRFLVNKSEIKILEDYLNIKKILKTNQKNFNNFSPSSWAEFIENRNLNDETVKLLICDGGPYWRKLFKWLFIYKFIKSKKDGETLKKEGWDQGKEMGKEIKRLRYLEIDKLNRT; encoded by the coding sequence ATGAACGATATCTCTGATTACATTCAAGGGGAATTAATTAAAACTCCTTTTAATCTATATAACCTAATTGCTAAATACATAGAATCTAATAACAAAACTAAAGTTGCTTTTGTTGGCGGTTATTTAAGAGATTTATTAATTAGTAAATTCCATAAAAAATCTTTTTCTAAACCTGTAGATATTGATCTTGTTATTGAAGGCTCCTCTATTTCTCTGGCAAAATTTATAAAAAAAAATATTGTAAATGTAGATTTATGTTTAATCAAGGAATTTAATTTATACAACACTGTAGAAATAAATATTAATGACTATAAAATTGATATTGCTTCTGCAAGAAAAGAAATTTATCCTTCCCCAGGCTTAAATCCCACAGTAAATAAAAGTACTATTGAGGAGGATCTTAAGAGGAGAGATTTCACTATAAATTCTATAGCCTTCGAGGTCTCGACAAGGAAAATCTATGATCTTTATGGAGGAATATCTGATATAAAAAGTAAAAGATTGAACTTACTTCACAGCAATAGTATTTCAGATGATCCAAGTAGATTAATTAGATGTGCAAAATATGCTTCAAGGTTAGGTTTCAATATTTCAAATAATTCTCTCAAACAATCTCAAAAAACAGTTAGACAATGGCCATGGAAAAGTTCAGAGACTAATCAGACAATGATTTACCCTCCTGCACTAGGCATACGGATAAGGATGGAACTAGCTGAAATATGCAAACACGATAATTTGACTAATGTAATTTCGATAATTCATAAATGGGAAGTTATCTCAATCTTAAATGAAAATATTAAAGTCGATAAAAGGTTTTTAAGAGGACTAAATTGGATTAAGAAGTTAAAGGGAAATCATATGCTTTACTTATTAAAAGATTCAGAAGATTTAGAAACAGCATGTCAAAGATTTTTAGTAAATAAAAGTGAGATAAAAATATTAGAAGATTATTTAAATATCAAAAAGATATTAAAAACAAACCAAAAAAATTTCAATAACTTTTCTCCTTCAAGTTGGGCAGAATTTATTGAGAATAGAAACCTTAATGATGAGACAGTCAAATTATTAATTTGTGATGGAGGACCTTACTGGCGTAAATTGTTTAAGTGGTTATTTATTTACAAATTCATAAAATCAAAAAAAGATGGAGAAACATTAAAAAAAGAAGGATGGGATCAAGGGAAGGAGATGGGAAAAGAAATCAAAAGATTAAGATATTTGGAAATTGACAAATTAAATAGAACTTAA
- a CDS encoding UvrD-helicase domain-containing protein, with the protein MPQTNNFLFQSLNNEQLQAVRHVYGPLLVVAGAGSGKTKALTHRIANLIENNSIDPYNILAVTFTNKAAKEMKARLEVLLAQELAFNQFGQPWTTLKEIDQNQLRTNVHQERLQNLWIGTFHSLFSRLLRYDIEKYTDPEGLTWTKQFSIYDETDSQTLVKEIISQDMNLDPKRYDPKKIKRLISNAKNQCLTSNDLLEKADNNFDKTVAEAYKRYRISLSKNNSLDFDDLLLLPVFLLRQNDIVRDYWHKRFKHILVDEYQDTNRTQYELIKLITAGNTEPKKFFDWEDRSIFVVGDADQSIYSFRAADFRILIGFQEDFKTSFNDDKKSSLIKLEENYRSSSNILDAANSLIENNSERIDKVLKATKEKGELLTLLSCDDEISEAEAITNKIKSLNNKNQKPIWKNFAILYRTRAQSRVLEESLVRWRIPYTIFGGLRFYDRREIKDAIAYLKVLVNSSDNVSLLRIINVPRRGIGKTTIQKLNELSNRLNIPLWEVLNDKQSLEETIGRSSKGINKFTEVMNDLLCYLENSGPAQLLQLILEKSGYLSDLLSSGTEESEDRRNNLQELINAATQYEEETESGDVEGFLSTAALTTDNDTKKNNPNSVTLMTLHNSKGLEFQNVFITGLEQGLFPSHRSIDTPSLLEEERRLCYVGITRAKERVFLSHARERRLWGGMREATIPSIFLSEIPEDLMDGELPQTGGASIRRDWHLDRLTRVDRNNPNEFVNQPINGVRKLYSGPSKGKSWIVGDKLIHSKFGKGEIIHIFGSGEKISLAVKFGDKGSKILDPRLAPIRYVS; encoded by the coding sequence GTGCCTCAAACCAACAATTTTCTTTTTCAATCTTTAAATAATGAGCAACTTCAAGCAGTAAGACATGTTTATGGGCCACTATTAGTTGTAGCAGGTGCTGGTAGCGGAAAAACTAAGGCTCTTACGCACAGAATTGCAAATCTTATTGAAAATAATTCTATAGATCCCTATAACATCCTCGCAGTCACTTTTACTAACAAAGCTGCTAAAGAAATGAAAGCAAGATTAGAGGTTCTTCTAGCCCAAGAATTAGCTTTTAATCAATTTGGTCAGCCTTGGACAACTCTCAAAGAAATTGATCAAAATCAATTAAGAACAAACGTTCACCAAGAGAGGCTTCAGAACCTTTGGATAGGTACTTTCCATTCTTTATTTTCAAGACTTCTGAGATACGATATTGAAAAATATACTGATCCAGAAGGCTTAACCTGGACAAAGCAATTTTCAATTTACGATGAAACAGATTCGCAAACATTAGTAAAAGAAATTATCAGTCAAGATATGAATCTTGACCCGAAAAGATATGATCCCAAAAAGATTAAAAGATTAATAAGTAATGCTAAAAATCAATGTTTAACTTCTAATGATCTTTTAGAAAAAGCAGATAATAATTTTGATAAAACAGTTGCAGAAGCCTACAAGAGATATAGAATTTCACTCTCAAAAAATAATTCTTTAGACTTTGATGATCTTCTACTTTTACCTGTTTTCTTATTGAGGCAAAATGATATAGTCAGAGATTACTGGCACAAAAGATTTAAACATATTTTAGTTGACGAATATCAAGATACAAATAGAACACAATATGAACTTATAAAATTAATTACGGCCGGAAATACTGAACCAAAAAAATTCTTTGATTGGGAAGATCGCTCAATTTTTGTAGTTGGGGATGCTGATCAAAGTATTTATAGTTTCAGAGCAGCTGATTTCAGAATTCTAATTGGTTTTCAAGAAGATTTTAAAACTTCTTTCAACGACGATAAAAAATCATCTTTAATTAAATTAGAAGAAAATTATAGGTCATCTTCTAATATCCTTGATGCTGCAAACTCACTAATTGAAAACAACTCTGAAAGAATTGACAAAGTTTTAAAGGCTACTAAAGAAAAAGGGGAACTTTTAACATTACTAAGCTGTGATGATGAAATTTCCGAGGCAGAAGCAATTACAAATAAAATTAAATCACTAAACAATAAAAATCAGAAACCAATATGGAAAAATTTTGCAATATTATATCGAACCAGAGCTCAGTCAAGAGTATTAGAAGAATCTCTTGTGAGGTGGCGCATTCCTTATACAATTTTCGGAGGATTGCGTTTTTATGATAGAAGAGAAATTAAAGATGCAATAGCATATTTGAAAGTTCTGGTTAATTCTTCAGATAACGTTAGTCTTTTACGAATCATAAATGTTCCTAGAAGAGGGATTGGTAAGACTACTATTCAAAAACTTAATGAACTATCTAATAGGTTAAATATCCCATTATGGGAGGTTCTTAATGATAAGCAAAGTCTTGAAGAAACAATAGGCCGATCATCAAAAGGAATTAATAAATTTACCGAAGTTATGAATGATCTACTGTGTTACTTAGAAAATTCAGGTCCTGCTCAACTACTTCAACTTATATTAGAAAAAAGTGGTTATTTGAGTGACTTACTCTCTAGCGGGACTGAAGAATCTGAAGATAGAAGAAATAACTTACAAGAACTAATTAATGCAGCTACTCAATATGAAGAAGAAACAGAAAGTGGAGATGTAGAGGGATTTCTTTCTACAGCAGCCTTAACAACTGATAATGATACGAAGAAAAATAATCCCAACTCTGTAACTCTCATGACTCTGCACAATAGTAAAGGTTTAGAATTTCAAAATGTTTTTATCACTGGGCTAGAACAAGGTCTCTTCCCAAGCCATAGATCAATTGATACTCCCTCACTTCTTGAAGAGGAAAGAAGATTATGCTATGTAGGTATTACTAGAGCTAAAGAAAGAGTTTTCTTAAGTCATGCCAGGGAAAGAAGATTATGGGGTGGAATGCGTGAAGCAACAATTCCTTCAATATTTCTTTCAGAAATACCTGAAGATTTAATGGATGGCGAATTACCACAAACTGGTGGTGCTTCAATTAGAAGAGATTGGCATCTTGATCGTTTAACTAGAGTGGATCGAAACAATCCAAATGAATTTGTTAACCAACCAATAAATGGAGTGAGGAAATTATATTCAGGGCCCAGTAAAGGAAAAAGCTGGATAGTTGGAGATAAGCTAATTCACTCAAAATTTGGGAAAGGTGAAATCATACATATTTTTGGGAGTGGGGAAAAAATATCTTTAGCAGTAAAATTTGGTGATAAAGGAAGTAAAATTCTAGATCCCAGATTAGCTCCAATTCGTTATGTAAGTTAA
- a CDS encoding R-phycoerythrin subunit beta, with translation MSVLKNNPLFSTDKKLNELSNIKDFINSANSRLDAICSITNNSHAIAADAVTAMICENQDSVNSKISLNTTNKMSVCLRDGEIILRIVAYLLISNDESVLEKSCLRDLKNTYFALGVPLRNARRVIELMRDSTISDLNSTVNNMKGNTGFLPDLISDTELQFERIINLLN, from the coding sequence ATGTCAGTTTTAAAGAATAATCCACTATTTTCCACTGATAAGAAATTAAATGAATTAAGCAATATAAAAGATTTCATTAATAGTGCAAACTCAAGATTAGATGCAATATGCTCAATTACCAATAATTCACATGCAATTGCAGCAGACGCTGTAACAGCAATGATTTGCGAAAATCAAGATTCAGTTAATTCAAAAATATCTTTAAATACAACTAACAAGATGTCCGTTTGTTTAAGAGATGGAGAAATAATCCTCAGGATTGTTGCTTATCTTTTAATTTCTAATGACGAATCAGTTTTAGAAAAAAGTTGTTTGAGGGATCTTAAAAATACTTATTTTGCTCTTGGGGTACCTTTAAGAAATGCAAGAAGGGTTATTGAATTAATGCGAGATTCAACAATCTCTGATTTAAATTCTACAGTTAATAATATGAAGGGAAACACAGGCTTCCTTCCTGATTTAATTTCTGATACAGAGCTTCAATTTGAAAGAATAATTAATCTTTTAAACTAG
- a CDS encoding phycobiliprotein lyase, with amino-acid sequence MTKNLTTINQFIDKSLGEWKSIRSSHTLAFQEFENSTSKIYIKHINSKNKKVIEIFKNYQYSTKLESIAISIKWQAISDWDDDDLSEGDETVLIFLPKDENSGIVLRNKGYTESFISSSNYFVDEQNNLHIKTFYKSTVSEEKISFLSAHVRSRFSTIRNLGNNSVIQTSHTSEIRNLASLKD; translated from the coding sequence TTGACGAAGAATCTAACAACAATTAATCAATTTATCGATAAAAGTTTAGGAGAGTGGAAATCGATAAGAAGCTCTCATACTTTAGCTTTTCAGGAATTTGAAAACTCAACAAGTAAAATATATATAAAACATATCAACTCTAAAAATAAAAAAGTTATTGAAATTTTTAAAAATTACCAATATAGTACAAAATTAGAAAGCATAGCCATTTCTATAAAATGGCAAGCTATTAGTGATTGGGATGATGATGATTTGAGTGAGGGAGATGAAACAGTTTTGATATTTTTACCCAAGGATGAAAATTCAGGAATTGTTTTACGAAATAAAGGTTATACGGAATCTTTTATTTCATCATCGAATTATTTCGTTGACGAACAGAATAATTTACATATTAAAACTTTTTACAAGTCAACAGTTTCTGAAGAAAAAATTTCCTTTTTATCCGCTCACGTAAGATCCAGATTTTCTACTATAAGAAATCTTGGGAATAACTCAGTAATACAGACTTCCCATACTTCTGAAATAAGAAATTTAGCTAGTTTAAAAGATTAA